In Besnoitia besnoiti strain Bb-Ger1 chromosome I, whole genome shotgun sequence, the genomic window ACCTCCGTCTTGGACCGCAGCTCTACTTGATCTTTCGGCAGCTGATCCTGCAAACCCGTTGCCGACTGTGCCTTTGTCCCTCGTCTTCCCACAACTGCAGGACTGCCTGACAAACCGATAGCGGTCACTCGGGCACTCTCCGCGAAAAGGCTTCCACGGTTCCCCGACATCGTTACGGATGGTGATCCAATCCTCCACCCATCAAACGCGCCGTTCTCAGTCCCGTCACTTTCATCGTTTCGCGGCCGTGTCTGGCCTTGCCGTACGGCGGCGCATTGTGGAGAGTTATTCAAGCCAACTGTCAGCAGTGGCGCCTTTGCACATgtttcgtctctcgcgcccaGAGATCGCTCGTCAGCAGGAGGGCCCCTCGAATCATCGCTCTGTCCGAGAGGACATACGCCCGTCATTGCAAACGAAGGGACAGCCGATCCCGCCTGATGGGATGTCTCTCCACTGCCAACGTCATTCCCAACATTCTCggcagcagacgaagcgaTTTCCACAGAACAGCTGCGTGGAAGGAATGTCGCGGGCGACCGGAAGATCTTCCGATACTTGCACTCTGGCTCTgctgtgtctctgccgctCCCTATGTCAGAGTCGGGAGCCGCCGAGTCCCCAGCAGTGCGAAGCGTTGGAGGCGCACCAGTCATCTGGGTCGGCTCAAACACGTCACAGTGCATCCGCGCCCGGCACACAGTAGCGCCATCCGCAAGCTCCACCAGGTGGGCATGGGCTTGGTCCTGTTCGTGTCGCAACCGCTGTGCAGCAACCATTTCTTCACGCTCACGgctctgccgcagcagctcaaCTTGACGAGCCACCTGTTGTGCGTGCTGTCTCGCAACTTTGGCCGTTCGAAGCAGTTGCCGAGCTGCCACAGCTCCGACAGCTCCAGCAGTGCCCCCTCCTCGAGCAAGATGTCTGGAGCTTTCCAGCAGTTCCAGCTCTTCGTTGAATGACCCAGGGAAATGATCTCGCAGAAACGTAAGCCAGAAATCCCCATTCTCGTGAAAAAAAGCATCGTCGCATATGATGGAGGAGGAACTCGTCGAATTCTCCGGAGCGTACGAGGTTGTGCCTCGATGAGAATTGAATACAGGTTGAGCGGAACTCTTTTCCTCGTCTACAGCGAGCAAAGTCAGGTGCCGTAACCCGCCCGCTCCGTCTCTTGGGTCTTGATTCAGCCCTCCTGGACCTCCCCAcgtcgccgcagtcgcagTTTTGCGACATCGGCCTTCGCATGCCTCCTTCAAGCTTTTGCTCACACAACATAGCCGCCCATACATCGAGACGCCTAAAAATCTCAAAAGCAGTGGCAGAAGAAAAGGCTCGTCCAACTGAACGCACGCATCAGGGAGTCGCCcgtcgtcatcgtcgtctgcctgctCTTCACGTCGTGCCCAGGTTTCCTgatctctctcgcctgcaggagGGAATGCGGTTGCACCGCCTGACCCTGTCGAATAGCGATACTGCTGAGAGGTCTGTTGCGGTCCCTTGTCCTCACTATTTGATGCAGCTAGAGGCGGCTCCAAAAATCGGGTTTTCAGATTTGGCGCTCCCTCTAGAAGGTTCCCATGATCTGCTGAAGCTAGTAGAGCCTTGACTTGGGATCTCCCTGCATGCGTCAAAAGGAAGAAACGATCGGACGGCGTCGTTGCAGGTGTGATGCCTGCGCTTACGAGGTGCCTTGTGCTGTGCACGCGTACAGGGCACCAATCCGAAATTTCAGCATGCCGGTTGTACGCTGAGCCACACTGCCTATCCACTAAAATTGGTGACATTTGTCCATCGTGTGCTCTGGATAGCCTGCCAGAGTTATCCCCGGCTTCGTGGCTCACGACGTGCGGGGGACGGCAGTGTATGTTGGGTTCCCCGgactctgcgtctgccgaaATGCGATCGTTCTCATCCTCCAGATCTGCGATCAAATCTGCCTCCAGCGTCCCCGCTCTTCTGTGGCGGGGCTTCATCAGGAACGTGCTAGCAGATACTGATGCACTGCCGGGTTAGACGGAGTCCCAAGGTGACAGAGCATCATACGCCACAGATATCCGCACCTCCGTTTCTGCTAGTGCATCAGAAAAACTTTATCTCGCTGCAGCTTTTGGCTCCTAAACCTCCGAACGGAAACATTCACGCGGATAAAGGAATTATTccggagaagaagagtcCGAATCCATTAGCAACACTGCAGGCATAACGTGGCACACCGGGCCTCGCGACAACAATCGAAAGGGCAGCCAAAAAGGCACGCTTGATTGAAGCGTCACAGTTGTAGCGTAAGTTATAGTCAACAAGCACCGCAGAAGGCTACCGTCGCGTGTGCAGGCTCGAGGTCTGCGAGCGACTAGGCGGGCCTGCACAAGTTGAAATCTCTCGGAGCGTCATGTCTGACAGTGTTTAGTTACTGGAACGGCTAGCTACTTCGAAAAACAAAATGAAAGTTCATGCGACACGCATAACAATGGCTTTTTCCTTAAACTGCCGTGTTTTGCAGAAAAAGAAGTATTGGGCATCGTTGccatcgtcgtcgtcgtccaaACGAGAGCGGTGGCATGCATGCTGTCCGATACCAGCGGTGATGTCGCCAGAATACACCGTGTCAACGGGTGGCTCTATGATTACTTTCATGGCTTTGAGGACAGCAGCATACACACTGAGCTCACGCTATAGATTCGTAGTTGCGATACGTCAGCGCGAGACTCAATGAGTGGCGATTTCCTCGTAGCGACTCCTCTACGACTGTGACCAGTGTGTGCCGGCGTCGTGGTGACTCGGCTTGCCTTCTCACGCCCGGTTCTCTTAAGCTGCGCTCCCTCGTTCCCGATGACGGGACTTCCCCGCGTGCCGCGTTTCTATTTCTCGCTCAGTACGTTTAAGTGAAGCGTATGAATGAGCAAGCTGGTAATACATGTTGGCGAATTCAAACACAGTGTCTTTCGGGTAGTCTCGCGATAATGCCCCATGCACCCGCCGCATCTACGCGCGACATGGAGACTTATCACCACCGGCCAGGTGCACCTCTCTTCAGTCGAATCCACTCTGGCTGGCGTTTCCATGTTGACTGAACGCGCCGGAATCCACTCCCAGCCGTCAGTCGGGCTGGAAAATCCTCCGTCCATGTAGCTGATGCGTTTACTCGGCATCGACAGTTCTGTCAAGCGTCGGCAAGAGTTgcggtgcgcggcgcgcagccgaccGTGTTTCTGAAAAACCCTTGCCCTTGCAATCATCTTTCGGACAGTCAGGTATTTGTGGGAGATATGCAGGCAATACAGAACCGTCTGCAATCCGGAGAAACGTCGTTCCTCCCCTCCCGAAAAAAATTGGAAGTACACGTGTGGATAGCCATGCACTTTCCAGCACCGTAACGGAATGGCGGTCATACGAACAGAAACCCAAACGATAGTTCCAGTCCAACGCCGCTCAAAACTCCTGCGGCATGCCTTAAAGAAAACCACGGTGAAGCTCAGCTATAATTCGTCAAGGTTTCTACAGCGGGATTGTGTGTCTGCGTCCCCGAGGTACTTGGGCTCTTCACTCACCTTGGGTGACCCCCCCCCCTAAGCACAAAGAAACTTATTTCCAGTACTTTTCGGTGCATCTCTCATCGAGCATTTGAGCACGGAAACCTGTTCTCGTCACCTCTCCCCCAATACAAGCAAGCAGCTGCCGTCCACTGCCGGTGACGCTTCAAAAACTCTTCTTCGTTCTATCATGGAAGGCGTAGGCGCCTACCCGCATGACACAGACTCCCCACTACGAAAGAAACCCATCGAGTATGGTACCCCCGCCACGATA contains:
- a CDS encoding hypothetical protein (encoded by transcript BESB_008340), encoding MSPILVDRQCGSAYNRHAEISDWCPVRVHSTRHLVSAGITPATTPSDRFFLLTHAGRSQVKALLASADHGNLLEGAPNLKTRFLEPPLAASNSEDKGPQQTSQQYRYSTGSGGATAFPPAGERDQETWARREEQADDDDDGRLPDACVQLDEPFLLPLLLRFLGVSMYGRLCCVSKSLKEACEGRCRKTATAATWGGPGGLNQDPRDGAGGLRHLTLLAVDEEKSSAQPVFNSHRGTTSYAPENSTSSSSIICDDAFFHENGDFWLTFLRDHFPGSFNEELELLESSRHLARGGGTAGAVGAVAARQLLRTAKVARQHAQQVARQVELLRQSREREEMVAAQRLRHEQDQAHAHLVELADGATVCRARMHCDVFEPTQMTGAPPTLRTAGDSAAPDSDIGSGRDTAEPECKYRKIFRSPATFLPRSCSVEIASSAAENVGNDVGSGETSHQAGSAVPSFAMTGVCPLGQSDDSRGPPADERSLGARDETCAKAPLLTVGLNNSPQCAAVRQGQTRPRNDESDGTENGAFDGWRIGSPSVTMSGNRGSLFAESARVTAIGLSGSPAVVGRRGTKAQSATGLQDQLPKDQVELRSKTEVKAPLAALWREGSSRGSGRPYKTEEDIDPLLLCVSARLTCMILVTSSKTAEKWRQLDLIVGWLWFQRNVLRRMTLSQLRRWMIKRRMPREASPFLLKDAPRARISCSTGELIELPDQVEKSGDHIAWKMTTKNWELLYESVQLEMGYRARMLAEKLFQRHQGHIDDVGNLIEDRLALEQHLLCLPVFCGDVPRQATTCGSQPFPARVPPWRKCVSRLRSLFKGAFSLLQGLNEAWDDYEEWAEMTCQALDCLDFRITQEREACDQRWPHTPNLGDVAKLQFRTFCVFDSRLMHCICASVYALIHELEEQRSRSSAIVSGWLTTAWSSTSHHAEMAGAAARPVDASSGLAETANFPQETRVATRETTLSRARRASTVELFEASMQRLDELDVADDGLSSRPTREEFQKFIVTPIKGTSSRLSNAAWCCP